A genomic segment from Amygdalobacter nucleatus encodes:
- a CDS encoding segregation and condensation protein A, with the protein MATDELSLYVEKTETSSKLALKINDFSGPLDLLLYLISKHKIDIYDIPIKELTEQYFAYLESARALNLDIATDFVLMAATLMQIKSRLLLPLPTDKTEDMSDPRQDLVFQLLQYKRCKQIAQGLQERYAAYCYSIERPSLTKHDLGLSVSTANYLKEEQCSLDKLLNVITTMAERNGQMYQNLSEKLRYILAKEKISLKERIKRIYHKLQSVKQLKFFSLLRGCSKEEKITYFLALLELVRRQLVRAEQADFQTDITVYKQSDAENDALEKTAIFEDYQ; encoded by the coding sequence ATGGCCACTGATGAATTAAGCCTTTATGTTGAAAAGACAGAAACAAGCAGCAAATTAGCCCTGAAAATCAACGACTTTTCTGGCCCGCTTGATTTGTTACTCTATTTGATCAGTAAACATAAGATCGATATTTACGATATTCCAATTAAGGAGCTGACGGAGCAATATTTTGCTTATTTGGAGTCAGCCAGAGCCCTTAACTTGGATATAGCGACAGATTTTGTTCTGATGGCAGCGACTTTAATGCAGATTAAATCACGCTTATTGTTGCCATTACCTACAGACAAAACTGAAGATATGTCCGATCCGCGTCAAGATTTAGTCTTTCAACTATTACAATACAAACGCTGCAAACAGATTGCTCAAGGCTTGCAAGAACGTTATGCAGCTTATTGTTACTCTATTGAGAGACCTAGTTTAACTAAGCACGATTTAGGTTTGAGCGTATCAACGGCTAATTATTTGAAGGAAGAACAATGTAGCTTAGACAAATTGTTGAACGTAATTACGACTATGGCTGAACGTAATGGCCAAATGTATCAAAATCTGAGCGAGAAATTGCGCTATATTTTGGCCAAAGAAAAAATCAGCTTAAAAGAAAGAATTAAGCGTATTTATCATAAATTGCAATCTGTGAAGCAACTGAAATTTTTCAGCCTTTTAAGAGGTTGCTCCAAGGAAGAAAAAATAACTTATTTTTTGGCCTTACTAGAATTGGTCAGACGACAATTAGTGAGAGCAGAACAAGCAGATTTTCAAACCGATATTACCGTCTACAAGCAAAGTGACGCTGAAAATGATGCTTTGGAGAAAACAGCTATCTTTGAGGACTATCAGTAG
- the scpB gene encoding SMC-Scp complex subunit ScpB, which produces MENLTDTEYTVANALNDKVNALEILLFAKAEAMPASNLCLLLPATETELPNIVDALNKRYQASGSYLEVRRLDNSYILTNQARSKALLSALFADNLNPRLSKQAYEVLAAVSYNQPCTRAQIELIRGVNSDSVINNLVELGLLEKNGFLELPGHPALYVVTVKFLRLFGLSSTADLPAQPLLMYDSLRQLNEEASAAGIET; this is translated from the coding sequence ATGGAAAATTTGACAGATACAGAATATACAGTAGCTAATGCGTTAAATGATAAAGTTAACGCTTTGGAGATTTTGTTGTTTGCTAAGGCCGAGGCTATGCCTGCAAGCAATCTATGTTTGCTCTTACCAGCAACTGAAACTGAATTGCCAAATATAGTTGATGCTTTGAATAAGCGTTATCAGGCATCTGGTTCTTATTTGGAAGTTAGACGTTTAGACAACAGCTACATATTAACTAATCAAGCTCGCTCCAAAGCTTTGTTAAGCGCGCTTTTTGCTGATAATTTAAATCCACGTTTAAGCAAGCAAGCGTATGAAGTATTAGCTGCTGTAAGTTACAATCAGCCATGCACGAGAGCGCAGATAGAATTAATTAGAGGAGTAAATTCTGATTCTGTCATTAATAACCTAGTGGAATTAGGTTTATTAGAAAAAAATGGTTTTCTAGAATTGCCAGGTCATCCAGCTTTATACGTTGTAACTGTTAAATTTTTGCGCTTGTTTGGCTTGAGTTCCACCGCCGACTTACCAGCACAACCTCTGCTGATGTATGATAGTCTACGGCAATTAAATGAAGAAGCGAGCGCAGCTGGAATTGAAACTTGA